The Palaemon carinicauda isolate YSFRI2023 chromosome 24, ASM3689809v2, whole genome shotgun sequence nucleotide sequence TCAAGATATGAGTGTCACCTGGGATTCTAAGACGTACTGAAATCGCCTCTGAGAAATATCTTCTTTGAGTGTCATTGAAGATATGAGTGACACCTGGGATTCTAAGACGTACTGAAATCGCCTCTGAGAAATATCTTCTTTGAGTGTCATTGAAGATATGAGTGACACCTGGGATTCTAAGACGTACTGAAATCGCCTCTGAGAAATATCTTCTTTGAGTGTCATTGAAGATATGAGTGTCACCTGGGATTCTAAGACGTACTGAAATCGCCTCTGAGAAATATCTTCTTTGAGTGTCATTTAAGATTTGAGTGTCATCTAGGATTCTAAGACATATTGAAATCGCTTCTGCTGGAAATACATGAAACTGGAAGGACCTGTCGGAATAATTTTGAGTTCGAAATGTAAATGTAGttagattaaagttttttttttttttttttttttttttttgatgaaagaaaaatgtaatttaGTTATCTGATTAATTCCTTGAATTTCCTTAAAGAGATGATTAAGAACGAaagttatactattattattattattattattattattattattattattattattattataattattgttatttttattattattgttattattattattattatcattattattattattattattattattattattagtagtagtagtagtagtagtagtagtagtagtagtagtagccaagctaccaccctaattcgaaaagcaggaggctataagtcgtaaggctctaacagggaaaataacccagtgaggaaagggaataaggaaataaataaactagaagagaagtgattattatcattattatgatattcttttgtgctcagaatctctggtttctaatatgagacacccATCTGAgatccttataattggttttaagaagccaataatgttgaaacgtgatgccatccctagggccaggggaatagcggtgtatattaggactgagtaccctgcttctcataagtcctgctatcaatgtggatgtcatgagattcaggtaataaaagtttgtggcaggcataacaacttttatttgtgttcgatctaccggaatccagacatggatgattctatcttcgattgccttcttaccattatggctaagaacaTCACAGGGGGATTGAATATTAAATTCTCTGTGACCCAGGGAAGGGTCAGGAAGAAATTCTGTCGGCAAAAGACAAAGGTTAAGAGAAGAAGGATCatgaatattaaggaaaggaagagagttattatggtgagaaggaatatgacggAAAGTAGAAAGATCAGGaatattaaagaaaggaagagagttagCAGGGTGAGAAgaaatatgagggaaagtagaaggatcaggaatattaaggaGAGGAAGAGAGTTATtatggtgagaaggaatatgacggAAAGTAGAAAGATCAGGaatattaaagaaaggaagagagttagCAGGGTGAGAAgaaatatgagggaaagtagaaggatcaggaatattaaggaGAGGAAGAGAGTTATtatggtgagaaggaatatgacggAAAGTAGAAAGATCgggaatattaaggaaaggaagagaattaaTAGGGTGAGAAGAAATATGAGGGAAAGcagaaggatcaggaatattaaggaGAGGAAGAGAGTTATtatggtgagaaggaatatgacggAAAGTAGAAAGATCAGGaatattaaagaaaggaagagagttagtagggtgagaagaaatatgagggaaagtagaaggatcaggaatattaaggaGAGGAAGAGAGTTATtatggtgagaaggaatatgacggAAAGTAGAAagatcaggaatattaaggaaaggaagagaattaaTAGGGTGAGAAgaaatatgagggaaagtagaaggatcaggaatattaaggaGAGGAAGAGAGTTATtatggtgagaaggaatatgacggAAAGTAGAAagatcaggaatattaaggaaaggaagagtaTTAATAGGGTGAGAAgaaatatgagggaaagtagaaggatcaggaatattaaggaGAGGAAGAGAGTTATtatggtgagaaggaatatgacggAAAGTAGAAagatcaggaatattaaggaaaggaagagaattaatagggtgagaaggaatatgagggaaaagaGAAGAATCAGaaatagtaaggaaaggaagagagttagtagggtgagaaggaatatgagggaaagtagaaggatcaggaatattgAGGAAAGGAAGAGTTAAAATAgagtgagaaggaatatgaggggaAAGGAGAAGAATCAGaaatagtaaggaaaggaagagagttagtagggtgagaatGAATATGAGGTAAAAGAGAAGAATCAGaaatagtaaggaaaggaagagagttagtagggtgagaaggaatatgagggaaagtagaaggatcaggaatattgaggaaaggaagagttaaaatagggtgagaaggaatatgagagaaaaagaagaatcagaaatagtaaggaaaggaagagagttagtagggtgagaaggaatatgagggaaaagaGAAGAATTATaaatagtaaggaaaggaagagagttagtagagtgagaaggaatatgagggaaagtagaaggatcaggaatattgaggaaaggaagagttaaaatagggtgagaaggaatatgagggaaaaaGAAGAATCAGaaatagtaaggaaaggaagagagtctgtagggtgagaaggaatatgagggaaaagagataaatcagaaatagtaaggaaaggaagagagttagtaagGTGAGAAgcaatatgagggaaagtagaaggatcaggaatattaaTCCAAAGAAAAATCAGAAAATCTAAATTCTATGCTCAGAATATAGGAATTTAGCGGAAGGcagaagcgaaaaaaaaaatcatggtttcAAAAGCTtctgaaacaaagaaaaaaaatctacgacAAAGTCAGGAAAACGCAAAACAGGACTATTACAGCTTCTACTTTCTTGAGCTAAATTCTCAGTTCAGTCAAGGAATATATCGAAAGACAGAAGCACAAAAAAAAACATGGTTTTGAAATCTtctgaaacagacagaaaaaaatcTACCACAAAaccaaggaaattaaaaaaaaaaaaaagcgtgaaaaatataaaactatacaaAAGACACCTCGTTCGCTTACAAAAAGTGACGTGAACCTCTATTGTTTTCCATCctacaccaaagaaaaaaaaataaactaaaaattccTAACATGGCAACTCTTCCAATCCTCTTCTTCTCGCTGTAATGCAGTCCTCGGCCAGAGATTTTCACAAAAGCGTATCGGCCCACCATTCATACTTCCAACAATACGGGACCACTAGCTCTTACTCAGCTTAATAAGCGTGGAGTAAAAGTCAAAGGAAAATGCTTGCTGCCTCTTAATGCTTATTATTTATCcattttctgaatattttatttCTGGTCATCTTACAAAGCTGACGAATTATGCCGTTATGTTGGCTAATAACTGGAGAAGTTCGGATATGATTAATCTATTGTTTCTTAGTTAGTGTGATCAGATATATGGCCAGTTAATCTGCCAttctcggtttatatatatatatatatatatatatatatatatatatatatatatatatatatatatatatatatatatatatatatatatatatatatatatatatgtatgtatgtatgtatatatatatatatatatatatatatatatatatatatatatatatatatatatatatatatatatatatacaaatatattcatatatatgtatatataaatatatagacatataatatgtatatatatatatatattatatatatatatatatatatatatatatatatatatatatatatatatatatatatatacatacatacatacatacatatatatgtatatatatgtgtgtgtgtttttatgtatatatatatacataaaacacacacacacacacacacacacacatatatatatatatatatatatatatatatatatatatatatatatatacatacatatatatatatatatatatatatatatatatatatatatatatatatatatagatatacatatatacatacatacatacgtatatatatatatgtgtgtgtgtgtgttttatgtatatatatatatatatatatatatatatatatatatatatatatatatatatatatgtatgtatgtatgtatgtatatatatatatatatatatatatatatatatatatatatatatatatatatatatatacatatatatgtgtatattatatatatatatatatatatatatatatatatatatatatatatatatataatacaaacattaTACATTTATCAATCATTAGATTACAGAATTTATTACAtattacaaacaaaaaaatatggGTAAACTTGACTGAATTgtgattattctattattattattattattattattattattattattattattattattattattatcattattattattattatacagtatacctATACTTAACTGAATATcgattaaattataattatagtcataattattatcatcatcatcattattattattattattattattattattattatttatattattattaagcaatatcaatgaaaaatattacataaaaaacgAATAGAATAAGTTTgggaaaacttatatatatatatatatatatatatatatatatatatatatatatatatatatatatatacattatatatacatacatatatatatatatatatatatatatatatatatatatatatatatatatatatatatatatataaggtgtaagATCTAGAAACCCAACATCAAACAGCCACACAATCCCTTCTCCTCCTTCGGCCTCGCTTTACAGCATCTCTTAAAGCAAGAAAACTTTTTCATTAACATTTTTTCTTCAACACTAATTGCATTTCCGCGTTATACCCCCGCGAGAGGAGCCGTTCCAAAGGCAACCTCCTTCCCAAAAGGATTAAACCACTTTGTCAGATCTGGGgaaattttaatctatttttatgTCTATTTCTTAATGTGTTCGACTTTTCTTTCTGTTTGAAATTGGCTGGTTTCTATTTGGTGAGGGACTGCTCTTGAAATTTGCACGTAGGCCTATTTGGCACGTTTAAGTACGTTATAGTCGATTACttcatgattttattattattcatatttttattctttattcctaGAATAAAACATatgataacaaaaaagaaaacttTGGTGTTTGTGAGTACAGAGTACTTCTTGATTTTATTatcaattccttgtctttgaagggctttcattactgctgaagttttggcagaatcaaaagctttttcatagtctataaatgccaaacatcgtggtttgtcatattcttctatttttttttccaagaatgaaatgtaaaatagcaaaaacagattaaaacaTATAacattcttatagtctataaatgccatacatagtgatttgtcatattcTAATTTTTCCAAGAATGAAATAGACCAATTTTGATAGATAATGAAATGCAAATAATGGTATGAAATACCTAATAAACTACTCAAGATACCTGTTGAAGGTTAAAACATCTCAATACAGAGAATGTTCctcggagcaaaaaaaaaaaaaaaaaaaaaaaaaaaaaaaaaaagagggcgtAGTTTAATTTTGGATCGTATGTGGAATCTCGTAATAATTAAATTCGTCCTTTTTCTAAAAACACAATAATAAAAGACAAACGAAATAATTAAATTCTGAGAAAGGGTTTGTAGGATGACATTGAGAATATCTTCTGCAATATATCGCATTACTAAttgtatgaaattatattttccaaggCTTATAGAAACGACCCAGCCTAGCAATCTACTAGCCTGGGATTCGGGAcaggctcaagctcgataatttcttgtagtgtctgcaacctcaccatccttgtgagatatggatggtggagtttgggggagcctacgggTCTACCTACTTCATCAGTAGCAGCCAAtgtctggccatccctggtcccagcttgggtgcagagggcacttgggtgctgatcatatgtatatatggtcagtctctaggacattttcctgccccttgcctctcccactcataagcaacctttaaacaatGAAATTCAAAGTTGGgttgataaagagaaagtgtctgactatatatttatttatttatatatatatatatatatatatatatatatatatatatatatatatatatatttttatatatatatttatatatatacatatatatataaatttatatatatatatatatacatatatatatatatatatatatatatatatatatatatatatatatgtgtatatttacatatatatatatatatatatatatatatatatatatatatatatatatatatatatttatatatatatatatatatatatatatatatatatatatatatatatatatttatacatatacaaatatatatatttatatgtatatataaatatatatatgtatatataaatatatatatatatatatatatatatatatatatatatatgtaaatatatatataaatatatatatatatatatatatatatatatatatatatttatatatatatttatatatatttatatatatacagtatatatatatatatatatatatatatatatatatatatatatatatatatatacatatatatatatatatatatatatatatatatatatatacatatatatatatatatatatatatatatttatttatttatttatacatatatatctatatttatatatatatttacatatataaatatatatatatatatacatatatatatatatatatatatatatatactgtatatataaatacaaatatggatgtatatatatatatatatatatatatatatatatatatatatatatatatatatatatatttatattccggTCAAGCTCAAATATCCCAGTTCCTTTGGTAGGACAAaggagagtagttataccctggtgaaaggaggtGCGTGTGTatgattatctatctatatatttagccgtcattttgacaggtcgcatacactagtaatt carries:
- the LOC137618546 gene encoding uncharacterized protein; the protein is MDDSIFDCLLTIMAKNITGGLNIKFSVTQGRVRKKFCRQKTKVKRRRIMNIKERKRVIMVRRNMTESRKIRNIKERKRVSRVRRNMRESRRIRNIKERKRVIMVRRNMTESRKIRNIKERKRVSRVRRNMRESRRIRNIKERKRVIMVRRNMTESRKIGNIKERKRINRVRRNMRESRRIRNIKERKRVIMVRRNMTESRKIRNIKERKRVSRVRRNMRESRRIRNIKERKRVIMVRRNMTESRKIRNIKERKRINRVRRNMRESRRIRNIKERKRVIMVRRNMTESRKIRNIKERKSINRVRRNMRESRRIRNIKERKRVIMVRRNMTESRKIRNIKERKRINRSKGIEDQAYEYLKSGLTETTVETHIRHMNHETLGVHQGIPPRERIIPLQIELQCLPIKARIEFKIGAIIHQVIRSGHPKYLRE